The Myotis daubentonii chromosome 19, mMyoDau2.1, whole genome shotgun sequence genome window below encodes:
- the PRR14L gene encoding protein PRR14L isoform X1 — MLSSGIETQPVPLDSPMSAVVQELYSELPVSLRMPSHEELLCVDLPEDCLRIKEGNVQITTETLLKSTKQVQGMKVNGTQTDNNDGHKNGNVSKDLSAGRSESPEVDKIMTSGEVSETSTFVSLEPLNSANPGLTEATPKEKVCEELKTCSSSLSLLPGNSAICKVDNGKEELCKLSLVCEADDNHHQIVGHHNEKHGSAHGSPRPMRNVVVEPLGKNSEVSCFKSSLSGPESRTASLEKCSFAGDGLLKRSAEKTENSCFDGDAQSKNLASREENEEQCVNFSSERGEFFLVNAKQPEEDAGGPCSGEKKTVASPEENVHDNYCVQGSIHTDSSSSLIPKSFPKATEVTFKKTDLNITSDIQVSLTDPEGHRETFTNISHPGRHSEESSFSFSMQTEEPKQTTTIKPGMLSEKIYSKDPNSLVSTQRNLEGDTQLNEASYNDFMIEKKAHVSLMPEDQISLVNEESKPKKGAAQLLPSLEFGCRPESEKSVQISQDSIPHSDEQSIACELNERPSTDELVLDKIESECVLNQVSLNSQDHATLSTDKELPLALSEDSQQSHHPPLEDGASVLTDIQTIPMKTKMKDISPPGDKTCGASSNNFTLNIKPGSLQRKNEMADSGTEDLHSRLLSCKKEVAVLSPEVSVMDCQSVQPQHLSSCHCVGENAPGESTCSACAAYESRRIILEGENSLMINHENAFQHSHHYSPGREDSVERTTHKVSCTSEGSELNGRETKGSLPGDKIRNERTVGMLNSEASNRTIHGTNHIQPSEEGLELKEQDIPKETVFYKYNNSDCATQEPNQSINIPNPEKRLELSPAKCSSFKNMSQAVKTLDQKTDEVLDYRSNPDRPDEYRSEDKPAKGTLGNDQRQTITEPNTGESCNQKNLPFSSGNNNSLSGGSRKKGYLKGGFERISSFGKSTDGMVDIACTNCNNKPREGMLDTLGGVRQGGLALIETSRSALSQRGDLNAAFTGQIDQDSEFPDATSSAAESLEIKKSCEEKVCRSLNDSEMEVHPDPCANEIESIADHEPNTRILDGVNVSLNHSHHEQQVKEASLRETQEMIEKSRLEIHSEFDKENIFGISSEELVSRRHQDENSVLPESLKSIEIMPLCLSAQEASEANVKSEETDKKNIFKPKDGEMLCENLEDCTVPPEMKEEIPRNRSNPGEGNSIDISMKILPLMMETETKVKGEEAKEDQRGPPDHVPVGEESDERITREDGHGDDRSEISQTHCKSLRMYGDAEEQQSQRDLDSMLQKAEGYEHQKEAHTLLEPCTSSNMLSDEAQNQNQPKDYKCEYTRMKEVTPAQLAQGNITTRLQKLKDPKEEKLRHPLKKDIELCIGPCLHSVPQKSQAPSSARCYEVHGAFGNTSHQKGVLPFKKQPHRACKKVPCQEQVSIGRKISKIRNSAFLKNSSETIPTKAHRLLSSPALSAPARLEPDTVPSGSLVRNIPKQKATPCHLLRSLTVRKPTKESALLSKLSVLASRLAPASKTHKLRYRRCSSELLPVAKSYKRLRCKKLLDGFSDTMMQLNPYLTASGWDRRPNNKTLTLYPLEAIKMSFIDLSNKMPLLLFGSGIVPISFHVKSGSECMPEAPRTFPEHCAPARLALGEATPCPQPPKWTFSFFLSHGCPGMATFREDTGLHAQAHSQAPPQPPAPLQDYGGTAIVQTRTGCSVLGLHTLLALCSPGCYRIWTKKRSFSSHMPTMQRLFMTQFTQGLRGLRSPASIADKVFCSLPYSVGRVLSVWSQHGPSACPFETSALHSTHSKRPPTLDITSSHTMLPYVPLPGMEATYNTSGGQMRLEPPFPALVPKSCLVTDSAVGKLLLSASEFPVPGLDELDGVTAARPCPQSSPPEQKEAEPEKRPKKVSQIRIRKTIPKPDPNLTPMGLPRPKRLKKKEFSLEEIYTNKNYKSPPANRCLETIFEEPKERNGTLISISQQKRKRVLEFQDFTVPRKRRARGKVKVTGSFTRAQKAALQSRELDALLIQKLMELETFFAKEEEEEPSPGC; from the exons ATGCTGTCATCCGGAATAGAGACTCAGCCAGTTCCACTTGATTCCCCCATGTCTGCCGTGGTACAGGAATTATACTCGGAACTCCCAGTAAGT CTCCGGATGCCGTCCCATGAAGAACTGTTATGCGTGGACCTCCCTGAGGATTGTCTGAGGATCAAAG AAGGAAATGTACAAATTACAACTGAAACTCTGTTAAAATCTACTAAACAAGTACAAGGTATGAAGGTCAATGGGACTCAGACAGATAATAATGATGGACACAAGAATGGCAATGTGAGTAAAGATCTCTCGGCTGGGCGCAGCGAGTCCCCAGAAGTAGACAAAATCATGACCAGTGGTGAGGTTTCAGAAACCAGCACATTCGTTTCCCTAGAGCCTTTAAACTCTGCGAACCCTGGATTAACAGAAGCAACTCCTAAAGAAAAAGTATGTGAAGAATTAAAAACTTGTTCTTCTTCGTTGTCATTATTACCAGGGAACAGTGCCATTTGCAAAGTGGACAATGGGAAGGAAGAGTTGTGTAAGTTAAGCCTTGTCTGTGAAGCAGATGACAATCACCACCAGATTGTTGGCCACCATAATGAAAAACACGGTTCTGCTCATGGCAGTCCCAGACCCATGAGAAATGTAGTTGTAGAACCCTTAGGAAAAAATTCTGAAGTTTCCTGTTTCAAATCAAGTTTATCTGGTCCAGAATCCAGAACAGCATCCTTAGAAAAATGTAGTTTTGCAGGTGATGGCTTGCTAAAGAGATCTGCTGAAAAGACAGAGAATTCCTGTTTTGATGGTGACGCTCAAAGCAAGAACTTGGCTTctagagaagaaaatgaagaacagTGTGTGAACTTCAGCTCTGAAAGAGGGGAATTCTTTCTTGTTAATGCCAAGCAACCAGAAGAGGATGCTGGTGGTCCTTGTTCTGGAGAAAAAAAGACTGTTGCCTCCCCAGAAGAAAATGTCCACGATAACTATTGCGTTCAAGGCAGTATCCACACAGACAGCTCCAGTTCTCTAATCCCCAAGTCTTTTCCCAAAGCCACGGAAGTCACgtttaaaaaaacagatttgaATATCACTTCAGACATACAAGTTAGCTTAACAGACCCTGAGGGCCATAGAGAAACTTTTACTAATATAAGCCATCCAGGCAGACACTCTGAAGAGAGCAGTTTTTCCTTCTCCATGCAGACCGAAGAGCCAAAACAGACAACCACTATCAAGCCTGGTATGTTAAGTGAAAAGATTTACAGTAAAGACCCTAACTCCTTAGTCAGCACCCAGAGAAATCTGGAAGGTGACACCCAGTTAAATGAAGCATCATATAATGACTTTATGATTGAAAAAAAAGCCCATGTGAGTTTAATGCCAGAGGACCAGATAAGTCTTGTAAATGAGGAATCAAAACCCAAGAAAGGTGCTGCTCAGCTATTACCATCTCTAGAATTTGGTTGCAGACCTGAGTCAGAAAAATCTGTACAGATCTCACAGGACAGTATTCCACATTCAGATGAACAGAGCATTGCCTGTGAGTTGAATGAACGTCCCTCTACTGATGAACTAGTTCTAGACAAAATAGAAAGTGAATGTGTTTTAAATCAAGTGTCCCTTAATTCTCAAGATCATGCGACATTGTCAACTGACAAAGAGTTGCCTTTAGCACTAAGCGAGGATTCCCAACAGAGCCATCACCCTCCATTAGAGGATGGAGCCAGTGTCCTTACTGATATCCAAACCATCCCCATGAAGACAAAAATGAAAGATATCTCTCCACCAGGTGACAAAACCTGTGGTGCCTCATCAAACAATTTCACCTTAAATATCAAACCAGGAAGCCTGCAAAGAAAAAACGAAATGGCTGATTCAGGAACAGAAGACCTACATTCCAGACTTCTCTCATGTAAGAAAGAAGTAGCGGTCTTGTCTCCAGAGGTCTCTGTCATGGATTGTCAGAGTGTTCAACCTCAGCATCTCTCTAGCTGCCATTGTGTAGGGGAAAATGCACCAGGGGAGAGCACGTGTTCTGCGTGTGCTGCTTATGAGTCTAGAAGAATCATCCTGGAAGGTGAAAACTCACTGATGATCAACCATGAAAATGCATTTCAGCACAGCCATCACTATTCCCCAGGAAGAGAAGACTCCGTGGAAAGAACCACCCATAAAGTGAGTTGTACATCAGAGGGAAGTGAACTTAATGGAAGAGAAACGAAGGGCAGCCTTCCAGGAGATAAGATCAGAAACGAAAGGACAGTAGGTATGTTAAATAGTGAAGCTTCCAACAGAACCATTCACGGCACCAATCACATCCAACCCAGTGAGGAAGGGCTAGAATTAAAGGAACAGGATATACCCAAAGAGactgtgttttataaatataacaaCTCTGATTGTGCCACACAAGAGCCAAACCAATCTATAAACATTCCAAATCCTGAAAAACGATTGGAGCTGTCTCCTGCTAAGTGCTCCAGTTTTAAAAACATGAGTCAAGCAGTTAAAACTCTTGATCAGAAGACAGATGAAGTCCTTGACTACCGGAGTAACCCAGACAGACCAGATGAGTACAGAAGTGAAGATAAACCAGCTAAGGGGACACTAGGTAATGACCAGAGACAGACCATCACAGAGCCTAACACAGGGGAAAGCTGTAACCAGAAGAATCTGCCGTTCAGTTCCGGCAATAACAACTCATTGTCTGGTGGTAGTCGGAAGAAAGGCTATTTGAAAGGAGGCTTTGAAAGGATTTCTAGTTTTGGTAAGTCCACAGATGGTATGGTAGACATCGCCTGCACAAACTGTAATAATAAGCCTAGAGAAGGCATGCTGGACACACTTGGTGGTGTGCGGCAAGGTGGACTGGCATTAATTGAAACCTCAAGGAGTGCCCTGTCTCAGAGAGGAGACTTGAATGCTGCATTTACAGGACAGATTGACCAGGATTCAGAATTCCCAGATGCTACTTCCTCTGCAGCAGAatctcttgaaataaaaaaatcatgtgaAGAGAAAGTTTGCAGATCGTTAAACGATAGTGAAATGGAAGTGCATCCAGACCCTTGTGCCAATGAGATAGAGTCTATTGCAGATCATGAACCAAATACAAGAATATTGGATGGAGTAAATGTGTCTTTAAATCATAGTCATCATGAACAGCAAGTTAAAGAAGCATCTCTGAGAGAAACACAAGAAATGATTGAAAAATCAAGACTAGAAATACATTCTGAGTTTGACAAGGAAAATATCTTTGGAATTTCCTCAGAAGAGTTGGTGTCTAGAAGACACCAAGATGAGAACTCGGTTCTCCCAGAGAGCCTGAAATCCATTGAGATAATGCCATTGTGTCTATCTGCTCAAGAAGCATCAGAAGCTAATGTTAAAAGTGAAGAAActgacaagaaaaatatttttaaaccaaaagaTGGTGAAATGCTTTGTGAAAATTTAGAGGATTGCACAGTCCCGCCTGAGATGAAGGAAGAAATACCAAGGAATAGGAGTAATCCCGGCGAAGGAAACAGCATTGACATCAGTATGAAAATTTTGCCTTTGATGATGGAAACAGAAACTAAAGTGAAAGGGGAAGAAGCCAAAGAAGATCAGAGGGGACCACCAGATCACGTACCTGTTGGGGAGGAATCTGACGAGAGGATTACCAGAGAAGATGGTCATGGTGATGACAGGAGTGAGATTTCTCAGACACACTGTAAATCCCTGAGGATGTATGGTGACGCTGAAGAACAGCAAAGCCAGAGGGATTTGGACTCCATGTTGCAGAAGGCAGAGGGATATGAACATCAGAAAGAAGCACATACACTATTGGAACCATGTACATCATCTAATATGTTATCAGATGAAGCGCAAAATCAGAACCAACCTAAGGATTACAAATGTGAGTACACCAGGATGAAAGAAGTCACCCCAGCACAGCTGGCCCAGGGTAACATTACCACACGGCTTCAGAAGTTGAAAGACCCAAAGGAGGAGAAATTACGTCATCCATTAAAAAAGGACATTGAGTTGTGCATAGGTCCTTGCCTTCATAGTGTCCCCCAGAAATCCCAAGCCCCCAGCTCTGCTAGGTGTTACGAAGTACACGGCGCCTTTGGGAACACTTCCCATCAGAAAGGAGTGCTTCCCTTCAAGAAGCAGCCGCATCGGGCGTGTAAGAAAGTTCCCTGTCAGGAGCAAGTCAGCATCGGgaggaaaataagtaaaatcaggaATTCTGCCTTTTTAAAGAATTCCTCTGAGACCATCCCCACAAAAGCACACAGACTTCTcagctcacctgctctgtctGCACCCGCACGACTGGAACCCGACACAGTACCTAGCGGGAGCCTAGTTAGGAACATACCAAAGCAGAAGGCTACTCCGTGCCATCTCTTAAGGAGCCTGACCGTCAGGAAGCCCACCAAAGAATCAGCCTTACTCAGCAAGCTATCCGTCCTTGCCTCCAGGCTGGCCCCAGCCTCAAAGACCCACAAACTAAGGTATCGGCGGTGTTCTTCTGAACTCCTCCCAGTGGCTAAAAGCTACAAGCGGCTCCGATGTAAAAAGCTCCTGGATGGATTTTCAGACACTATGATGCAGCTGAATCCATATTTGACAGCTAGCGGATGGGATAGGAGGCCTAACAATAAAACCTTGACCCTTTATCCACTCGAAGCCATCAAAATGAGCTTCATAGATTTGAGCAACAAGATGCCATTGCTGCTGTTCGGTTCTGGAATCGTCCCCATATCCTTTCACGTGAAATCAGGCTCCGAGTGCATGCCTGAGGCCCCACGGACTTTTCCTGAGCACTGTGCTCCGGCGAGGCTTGCCTTAGGGGAGGCCACCCCTTGTCCTCAACCTCCCAAGTggaccttttccttcttcttgtccCATGGTTGCCCTGGGATGGCCACATTCAGGGAAGACACTGGCCTCCATGCTCAGGCACATTCCCAGGCTCCTCCACAGCCTCCAGCTCCTCTCCAAGACTACGGAGGCACCGCCATAGTCCAGACCAGAACAGGCTGCTCTGTCCTTGGCCTTCACACTCTCCTAGCACTTTGTTCCCCGGGATGTTACCGAATCTGGACAAAAAAACGGAGCTTCTCCAGTCACATGCCTACCATGCAGAGGCTCTTCATGACTCAGTTTACACAGGGCTTGAGGGGGTTAAGGTCTCCAGCCTCCATAGCAGACAAGGTCTTCTGTTCCCTGCCCTATTCGGTGGGCCGAGTGCTGTCCGTTTGGAGCCAGCATGGGCCTTCTGCCTGCCCCTTCGAAACCTCTGCCCTGCATTCCACTCACAGCAAGCGACCGCCAACTCTGGACATCACAAGCAG CCACACCATGTTACCGTATGTGCCTCTTCCAGGCATGGAAGCTACTTACAACACCAGTGGCGGTCAGATGAG GCTAgagcctcccttccctgccctggtACCAAAGTCGTGCTTGGTAACAGACTCGGCTGTCGGCAAGCTCCTGCTGTCAGCCTCTGAGTTCCCGGTTCCTGGGTTAGATGAACTGGATGGTGTGACAGCAGCGCGCCCCTGTCCACAGAGCAGCCCTCCAGAGCAGAAAGAG GCTGAGCCAGAGAAGAGGCCAAAGAAAGTCTCACAGATTCGCATCCGGAAAACCATTCCTAAGCCAGACCCTAATCTTACCCCCATGGGCCTCCCTCGCCCCAAAAG GTTAAAGAAAAAGGAGTTCAGTTTGGAAGAAATATATACCAACAAGAATTATAAGTCTCCTCCTGCAAACAG GTGCTTAGAGACCATCTTTGAGGAACCTAAGGAACGAAATGGTACGCTAATCTCCATCAGCCAACAGAAGAGGAAGCGAGTTCTCGAGTTTCAGGATTTTACTGTCCCAAGAAAGAGGAGAGCTCGTGGGAAGGTCAAAGTGACAGGCAGCTTCACCAGAGCCCAGAAGGCAGCCCTGCAGAGTCGAGAGCTGGATGCCCTTTTGATACAGAAACTAATGGAACTGGAGACCTTCTTTgccaaggaagaggaagaggagccaTCACCTGGGTGTTGA